The Salvia miltiorrhiza cultivar Shanhuang (shh) chromosome 1, IMPLAD_Smil_shh, whole genome shotgun sequence genome has a window encoding:
- the LOC131025808 gene encoding LOW QUALITY PROTEIN: uncharacterized protein LOC131025808 (The sequence of the model RefSeq protein was modified relative to this genomic sequence to represent the inferred CDS: inserted 1 base in 1 codon), with product MAAMRAAPTAVMLARSIFRPPLHTQVSVRLFRGTSPAGGVTALRWRTPTGYCAVRCHSSKSGGQDKKSPARLVEVQRLLHEAEERYKAAGGGAEPIPQITLDHVSVSYARSSGPGGQNVNKVNTKVDMRFNVKKAHWLSEWVRERIMQMEKNRINKDGEIVISSTKTRTQKGNIEDALAKLQAIIDAASYVXPPPSQETVKKIAKLSAIGEQKRLDTKKSHSQKKALRRSRDSWD from the exons ATGGCAGCAATGAGAGCAGCACCTACCGCTGTGATGCTTGCTCGATCAATCTTCCGGCCTCCGCTTCATACACAAGTCTCAGTTCGTTTGTTTCGCGGTACGTCGCCGGCCGGCGGCGTTACCGCGCTGCGGTGGCGAACGCCGACTGGTTACTGCGCTGTGAGGTGCCATTCTTCAAAATCCGGCGGCCAGGATAAGAAATCGCCTGCGCGGCTGGTGGAGGTTCAGCGACTTTTGCACGAAGCAGAGGAGCGGTATAAAGCCGCCGGAGGCGGAGCCGAGCCCATTCCTCAAATAACTCTAG ATCATGTTTCTGTAAGCTATGCCAGGAGTAGTGGGCCTGGAGGGCAAAATGTCAACAAAG TAAACACGAAGGTAGATATGCGATTTAATGTAAAAAAGGCACATTGGTTGAGCGAATGGGTGAGGGAGAGGATAATGCAAATG GAGAAGAACCGGATCAACAAAGATGGGGAAATTGTTATTTCGTCAACAAAGACTAGAACTCAAAA GGGCAACATTGAAGATGCATTGGCAAAACTACAG GCGATTATCGATGCTGCTTCATATG CCCCACCTCCTTCGCAGGAGACGGTAAAAAAGATAGCAAAACT GTCGGCTATTGGGGAGCAAAAACGTCTGGACACAAAGAAATCCCACTCGCAAAAGAAAGCACTACGAAGAAGCCGAGACAGTTGGGACTAA
- the LOC131025794 gene encoding uncharacterized protein LOC131025794 yields the protein MQGGRGPFFGFGDPFGGFGGFGGFGRQRSMISEFFGGRDPFDDPFFRSPFGGVFESSLFGSNGGPFMNPHASGFLQHLPPAPPQPNLSRGPVMSRGPVIEELNSDDEEDEKESGKMNKENPRKHRRSSKGPIVEDPDDEATEKKSKYMTSRNDMNQMQHARLQPEVNSFTFQSSSVSYGGANGAFYTTSSTRRTGSDGLTYEEFKEADSSTRQATHRVGRAIHDKGHSVTRKLKSDGHVDTMQTLHNLNQDELPCFEDAWRGNAKMHLPGWSEESASRDAMRPARIGDRGGWALPSIGSSNNVGIMKADVGGLPQHSGRAKPDVGNGTGSSRVRSHGAGSSHQTNNNKHY from the exons ATGCAGGGAGGTAGAGGCCCATTCTTTGGTTTTGGGGACCCTTTTGGTGGTTTTGGTGGATTTGGTGGCTTTGGACGTCAAAGGAGTATGATTTCTGAGTTTTTTGGGGGAAGGGATCCATTTGATGATCCCTTTTTCAGGAGCCCTTTTGGGGGAGTGTTTGAGTCTAGCCTTTTTGGCTCTAATGGAGGTCCATTTATGAATCCTCATGCTTCTGGATTCCTTCAACATCTGCCACCCGCCCCGCCCCAACCTAATCTTTCGAGGGGACCAGTGATGTCGAGGGGACCGGTGATTGAGGAGCTGAACTCTGATGATGAGGAAGACGAGAAGGAGAGTGGAAAGATGAATAAAGAGAATCCTAGAAAACATAGAAGATCGAGCAAGGGACCCATTGTGGAGGACCCTGATGATGAAGCTACTG AGAAAAAGAGCAAGTATATGACTAGCCGGAATGATATGAACCAGATGCAACATGCAAGGTTGCAGCCTGAAGTGAATAGCTTCACTTTTCAAAGCTCCAGTGTTTCTTATGGTGGTGCTAATGGTGCATTCTACACCACATCTAGTACTAGGAGAACAGGGAGTGATGGA TTGACCTATGAAGAATTCAAAGAAGCCGATTCATCAACTCGTCAAGCAACTCATAGGGTCGGAAGGGCCATCCATGACAAG GGTCATTCTGTTACCCGGAAACTGAAATCAGATGGACATGTAGATACAATGCAGACTCTGCACAATCTCAACCAAG ATGAACTGCCTTGTTTTGAGGACGCATGGAGAGGAAATGCTAAAATGCATCTCCCTGGATGGAGTGAAGAATCCGCTAGTCGAGATGCTATGC GGCCTGCAAGAATTGGTGATAGAGGGGGCTGGGCACTTCCTAGCATTGGGAGTTCGAATAATGTAGGAATCATGAAAGCAGATGTTGGAGGCCTTCCACAGCATTCAGGAAGAGCAAAACCTGATGTTGGTAACGGAACAGGTTCGTCGCGTGTTAGATCACACGGAGCCGGTAGCAGTCATCAAACCAACAACAACAAGCATTACTAA
- the LOC131025812 gene encoding uncharacterized protein LOC131025812, whose protein sequence is MKLVWSPETASKALIDTVKSCEIFDESSAAELVSAMAAGWNAQLLVETWRRGGPIAASVGLSVAAQHSGGRHICVVADEESKAEYVEAMRESGRAAEVVVGSPEEAMEGLEGIDFLVADWRRNDLTRILRAARLGHRGAVVVCKNATSTAVDEFRWRQGKLRIVRSVFLPVGNGLHIAHVGAAAAAGKGQSRWIKHIDRRSGEEIVFRR, encoded by the exons ATGAAGCTCGTTTGGTCACCGGAGACGGCGTCAAAAGCTCTCATCGACACCGTCAAATCT TGCGAAATCTTCGACGAATCAAGCGCGGCGGAGCTGGTCTCGGCCATGGCGGCCGGGTGGAACGCGCAGCTGCTGGTGGAGACGTGGCGGAGGGGCGGGCCCATCGCCGCCAGCGTCGGCCTGTCGGTGGCGGCGCAGCACAGCGGAGGGAGGCATATCTGCGTGGTGGCCGACGAGGAGTCCAAGGCGGAGTACGTGGAGGCGATGAGGGAGTCCGGCCGCGCCGCCGAGGTGGTGGTGGGGAGCCCCGAGGAGGCCATGGAAGGGCTGGAAGGGATCGATTTCCTGGTGGCGGACTGGCGGCGCAACGACTTGACGAGAATTCTGAGGGCGGCCAGATTAGGGCACAGAGGGGCGGTTGTGGTGTGCAAGAACgccacctccaccgccgtcgACGAGTTCAGGTGGCGGCAAGGGAAGTTGAGGATTGTGCGGTCGGTGTTCCTGCCCGTGGGGAACGGGCTGCACATCGCGCATgtcggcgccgccgccgccgccggcaagGGACAGAGCCGGTGGATCAAGCACATTGACAGGCGGTCAGGCGAAGAGATAGTTTTTAGGAGATGA
- the LOC131025766 gene encoding sodium/pyruvate cotransporter BASS2, chloroplastic-like isoform X1: MVSFLGASVHSSYLSYPFPGEANGIRISKGPASSAAFMRKSATGPESVPGKSMASCMTLIKENRSLKLRSSLRQFAIAYPHNVNVDREYSKFLGTRKSMDARTFQTFSLCSRNPAFYCKATTSGDFSNSTPSQMSQYEKIIETLTTLFPVWVILGTIIGIYKPSMVTWLETDLFTLGLGFLMLSMGLTLTFEDFRRCLRNPWTVGIGFLAQYIIKPMLGFFIAMTLKLSAPLATGLILVSCCPGGQASNVATYISKGNVALSVLMTTCSTIGAIVMTPLLTKLLAGQLVPVDAAGLAISTFQVVLVPTIIGVLANEYFPKFTSKIITVTPLIGVILTTLLCASPIGQVAEVLKTQGAQLLLPVAFLHAAAFFLGYLVSRISFGESTSRTISIECGMQSSALGFLLAQKHFTNPLVAVPSAVSVVCMALGGSALAVYWRNQPIPVDDKDDFKE; the protein is encoded by the exons ATGGTGTCTTTTCTTGGCGCTTCAGTCCATTCCAg TTACTTGAGCTATCCTTTTCCTGGGGAGGCAAATGGAATTCGAATATCTAAAGGTCCTGCTTCGTCAGCTGCTTTTATGAGAAAGAGTGCCACAGGTCCGGAATCAGTACCTGGAAAATCAATGGCTTCCTGTATGACTCTTATAAAAGAAAATCGAAGTTTGAAACTTAGGAGCTCCTTAAGACAGTTTGCTATTGCATACCCGCACAATGTAAATGTTGATAGGGAATATTCTAAATTTCTGGGGACAAGGAAGTCAATGGATGCAAGAACCTTTCAAACGTTTAGTTTATGCAG TAGAAACCCTGCATTTTATTGCAAAGCAACCACCTCTGGAGATTTTTCCAACAGTACTCCTAGTCAAATGAGCCAATATGAGAAAATAATTGAAACATTGACGACTCTGTTTCCAGTATGG GTGATTTTAGGTACCATTATTGGCATCTACAAGCCTTCAATG GTTACTTGGTTGGAAACCGACCTTTTCACTCTTGGATTGGGTTTTCTCATGCTTTCAATGGGGCTGACACTGACATTTGAGGACTTCAGGCGATGCTTGCGCAATCCATGGACA GTAGGCATAGGATTTTTGGCTCAATACATCATCAAGCCAATGTTGGGCTTTTTCATTGCAATG ACGCTGAAATTGTCTGCTCCTCTGGCAACTGGACTTATTCTGGTTTCTTGCTGCCCTGGAGGCCAGGCATCGAATGTTGCTACATACATATCTAAGGGCAATGTTGCACTTTCAGTTCTCATGACCAC CTGTTCAACCATTGGTGCTATTGTGATGACTCCACTATTGACTAAGCTTCTGGCTGGTCAACTTGTGCCAGTCGATGCAGCT GGCCTAGCTATCAGCACTTTTCAGGTTGTGCTAGTACCAACTATTATTGGGG TCCTAGCAAACGAGTATTTTCCAAAGTTCACCTCGAAAATAATTACTGTCACACCTTTAATTGGAGTTATCCTGACCACCCTTCTCTGCGCAAGCCCG ATCGGTCAAGTTGCGGAAGTCCTGAAAACTCAGGGAGCACAGCTGTTATTACCAGTCGCCTTCTTACACGCTGCTGCATTTTTCCTTGGTTATTTGGTGTCGAGAATATCATTTGGTGAATCAACTTCCAGAACCATTTCTATAGAATGTGGAATGCAG AGTTCTGCACTTGGATTTCTATTGGCCCAGAAGCACTTCACAAACCCCCTTGTCGCCGTTCCTTCTGCCGTGAGCGTCGTCTGCATGGCG CTAGGTGGAAGTGCTCTTGCAGTGTATTGGAGGAACCAGCCAATTCCAGTTGATGACAAAGACGATTTCAAGGAATAG
- the LOC131025766 gene encoding sodium/pyruvate cotransporter BASS2, chloroplastic-like isoform X2, translating to MVSFLGASVHSSYLSYPFPGEANGIRISKGPASSAAFMRKSATGPESVPGKSMASCMTLIKENRSLKLRSSLRQFAIAYPHNVNVDREYSKFLGTRKSMDARTFQTFSLCRNPAFYCKATTSGDFSNSTPSQMSQYEKIIETLTTLFPVWVILGTIIGIYKPSMVTWLETDLFTLGLGFLMLSMGLTLTFEDFRRCLRNPWTVGIGFLAQYIIKPMLGFFIAMTLKLSAPLATGLILVSCCPGGQASNVATYISKGNVALSVLMTTCSTIGAIVMTPLLTKLLAGQLVPVDAAGLAISTFQVVLVPTIIGVLANEYFPKFTSKIITVTPLIGVILTTLLCASPIGQVAEVLKTQGAQLLLPVAFLHAAAFFLGYLVSRISFGESTSRTISIECGMQSSALGFLLAQKHFTNPLVAVPSAVSVVCMALGGSALAVYWRNQPIPVDDKDDFKE from the exons ATGGTGTCTTTTCTTGGCGCTTCAGTCCATTCCAg TTACTTGAGCTATCCTTTTCCTGGGGAGGCAAATGGAATTCGAATATCTAAAGGTCCTGCTTCGTCAGCTGCTTTTATGAGAAAGAGTGCCACAGGTCCGGAATCAGTACCTGGAAAATCAATGGCTTCCTGTATGACTCTTATAAAAGAAAATCGAAGTTTGAAACTTAGGAGCTCCTTAAGACAGTTTGCTATTGCATACCCGCACAATGTAAATGTTGATAGGGAATATTCTAAATTTCTGGGGACAAGGAAGTCAATGGATGCAAGAACCTTTCAAACGTTTAGTTTATGCAG AAACCCTGCATTTTATTGCAAAGCAACCACCTCTGGAGATTTTTCCAACAGTACTCCTAGTCAAATGAGCCAATATGAGAAAATAATTGAAACATTGACGACTCTGTTTCCAGTATGG GTGATTTTAGGTACCATTATTGGCATCTACAAGCCTTCAATG GTTACTTGGTTGGAAACCGACCTTTTCACTCTTGGATTGGGTTTTCTCATGCTTTCAATGGGGCTGACACTGACATTTGAGGACTTCAGGCGATGCTTGCGCAATCCATGGACA GTAGGCATAGGATTTTTGGCTCAATACATCATCAAGCCAATGTTGGGCTTTTTCATTGCAATG ACGCTGAAATTGTCTGCTCCTCTGGCAACTGGACTTATTCTGGTTTCTTGCTGCCCTGGAGGCCAGGCATCGAATGTTGCTACATACATATCTAAGGGCAATGTTGCACTTTCAGTTCTCATGACCAC CTGTTCAACCATTGGTGCTATTGTGATGACTCCACTATTGACTAAGCTTCTGGCTGGTCAACTTGTGCCAGTCGATGCAGCT GGCCTAGCTATCAGCACTTTTCAGGTTGTGCTAGTACCAACTATTATTGGGG TCCTAGCAAACGAGTATTTTCCAAAGTTCACCTCGAAAATAATTACTGTCACACCTTTAATTGGAGTTATCCTGACCACCCTTCTCTGCGCAAGCCCG ATCGGTCAAGTTGCGGAAGTCCTGAAAACTCAGGGAGCACAGCTGTTATTACCAGTCGCCTTCTTACACGCTGCTGCATTTTTCCTTGGTTATTTGGTGTCGAGAATATCATTTGGTGAATCAACTTCCAGAACCATTTCTATAGAATGTGGAATGCAG AGTTCTGCACTTGGATTTCTATTGGCCCAGAAGCACTTCACAAACCCCCTTGTCGCCGTTCCTTCTGCCGTGAGCGTCGTCTGCATGGCG CTAGGTGGAAGTGCTCTTGCAGTGTATTGGAGGAACCAGCCAATTCCAGTTGATGACAAAGACGATTTCAAGGAATAG